The following coding sequences lie in one Hippopotamus amphibius kiboko isolate mHipAmp2 chromosome 7, mHipAmp2.hap2, whole genome shotgun sequence genomic window:
- the LOC130857556 gene encoding cytochrome c oxidase subunit 5B, mitochondrial has product MASRLLRGAGALAAQALRARGPNGVSVVRSMASGGGVPTDDEQATGLEREVMLAARKGLDPYNILAPKAASGTKEDPNLVPSITNKRIVGCICEEDNSTVIWFWLHKGEAQRCPSCGTHYKLVPHQLAH; this is encoded by the exons ATGGCTTCAAGGTTACTCCGCGGAGCTGGAGCTTTAGCCGCGCAGGCCCTGAGGGCCCGCGGTCCCAATGGAGTCTCCGTGGTGCGCTCTATGGCGTCTGGAG GTGGTGTTCCTACTGATGATGAGCAGGCGACtgggctggagagggaggtcaTGCTGGCTGCACGCAAGGGACTG gacCCGTACAATATACTTGCCCCAAAGGCAGCCTCAGGTACCAAGGAAGACCCTAATTTAGTCCCCTCCATCACCAACAAGCGGATAGTGGGCTGCATCT gtgAAGAAGACAATAGTACTGTCATCTGGTTCTGGCTGCACAAAGGCGAGGCCCAGCGATGCCCTAGCTGTGGAACCCATTACAAGCTGGTGCCCCACCAGCTGGCCCACTGA
- the ACTR1B gene encoding beta-centractin isoform X1 — protein MESYDIIANQPVVVDNGSGVIKAGFAGDQIPKYCFPNYVGRPKHMRVMAGALEGDLFIGPKAEEHRGLLAIRYPMEHGVVRDWNDMERVWQYVYSKDQLQTFSEELCRVLQHPVLLTEAPLNPSKNREKAAEVFFETFNVPALFISMQAVLSLYATGRTTGVVLDSGDGVTHAVPIYEGFAMPHSIMRVDIAGRDVSRYLRLLLRKEGVDFHTSAEFEVVRTIKERACYLSINPQKDEALETEKVQYTLPDGSTLDVGPARFRAPELLFQPDLVGDESEGLHEVLAFAIHKSDVDLRRTLFANIVLSGGSTLFRGFGDRLLSEVKKLAPKDVKIKISAPQERLYSTWIGGSILASLDTFKKMWVSKKEYEEDGSRAIHRKTF, from the exons aTGGAGTCCTACGACATCATCGCCAACCAGCCCGTGGTCGTCGACAAC GGTTCAGGGGTGATCAAGGCTGGCTTTGCAGGAGACCAGATTCCCAAATACTGTTTCCCAAACTA TGTCGGGCGCCCCAAGCACATGCGGGTGATGGCTGGAGCCCTAGAAGGGGACCTCTTCATTGGACCAAAAGCAGAG GAGCACCGGGGGCTGCTGGCCATCCGCTACCCCATGGAGCACGGTGTGGTGCGGGACTGGAACGACATGGAGCGCGTCTGGCAGTACGTCTACTCCAAGGACCAGCTGCAGaccttctctgaggag CTCTGCCGTGTCTTGCAGCACCCTGTTCTTCTCACGGAAGCTCCGCTCAACCCGAGTAAGAACCGGGAGAAGGCGGCCGAGGTGTTCTTCGAGACCTTCAACGTGCCGGCCCTGTTCATCTCCATGCAGGCCGTGCTCAGCCT GTACGCAACAGGACGCACGACAGGAGTGGTTCTGGACTCGGGGGATGGGGTCACCCACGCTGTCCCCATTTACGAGGGCTTTGCCATGCCACACTCCATCATGCGGGTAGACATTGCCGGCCGTGACGTCTCCCGCTACCTCCGGCTGCTGCTGCGCAAGGAAGGGGTCGACTTTCATACCTCAGCTGAGTTTGAGGTTGTCCGGACCATCAAAGAG CGGGCCTGCTACCTGTCCATCAACCCGCAGAAGGATGAGGCTCTGGAAACAGAGAAGGTGCAGTACACCTTGCCAGACGGCAGCACGCTCGAT GTGGGGCCAGCGCGGTTCCGGGCCCCCGAGCTGCTGTTCCAGCCAGACCTGGTAGGGGATGAGAGTGAGGGGCTCCACGAGGTGCTGGCCTTCGCCATCCACAAGTCCGACGTGGACCTTCGCCGGACGCTGTTCGCCAACATCGTGCTCTCCGGTGGCTCCACGCTGTTCAGAG GCTTCGGCGACCGATTACTAAGTGAAGTGAAGAAGCTCGCCCCAAAGGACGTCAAAATCAAG ATCTCAGCCCCTCAGGAACGGCTGTACTCCACGTGGATCGG tGGCTCCATCCTGGCCTCACTGGACACGTTTAAGAAGATGTGGGTATCCAAAAAGGAATATGAAGAGGATGGCTCCCGGGCTATTCATCGTAAAACCTTCTAG
- the ACTR1B gene encoding beta-centractin isoform X2: MESYDIIANQPVVVDNGSGVIKAGFAGDQIPKYCFPNYVGRPKHMRVMAGALEGDLFIGPKAEEHRGLLAIRYPMEHGVVRDWNDMERVWQYVYSKDQLQTFSEEHPVLLTEAPLNPSKNREKAAEVFFETFNVPALFISMQAVLSLYATGRTTGVVLDSGDGVTHAVPIYEGFAMPHSIMRVDIAGRDVSRYLRLLLRKEGVDFHTSAEFEVVRTIKERACYLSINPQKDEALETEKVQYTLPDGSTLDVGPARFRAPELLFQPDLVGDESEGLHEVLAFAIHKSDVDLRRTLFANIVLSGGSTLFRGFGDRLLSEVKKLAPKDVKIKISAPQERLYSTWIGGSILASLDTFKKMWVSKKEYEEDGSRAIHRKTF, encoded by the exons aTGGAGTCCTACGACATCATCGCCAACCAGCCCGTGGTCGTCGACAAC GGTTCAGGGGTGATCAAGGCTGGCTTTGCAGGAGACCAGATTCCCAAATACTGTTTCCCAAACTA TGTCGGGCGCCCCAAGCACATGCGGGTGATGGCTGGAGCCCTAGAAGGGGACCTCTTCATTGGACCAAAAGCAGAG GAGCACCGGGGGCTGCTGGCCATCCGCTACCCCATGGAGCACGGTGTGGTGCGGGACTGGAACGACATGGAGCGCGTCTGGCAGTACGTCTACTCCAAGGACCAGCTGCAGaccttctctgaggag CACCCTGTTCTTCTCACGGAAGCTCCGCTCAACCCGAGTAAGAACCGGGAGAAGGCGGCCGAGGTGTTCTTCGAGACCTTCAACGTGCCGGCCCTGTTCATCTCCATGCAGGCCGTGCTCAGCCT GTACGCAACAGGACGCACGACAGGAGTGGTTCTGGACTCGGGGGATGGGGTCACCCACGCTGTCCCCATTTACGAGGGCTTTGCCATGCCACACTCCATCATGCGGGTAGACATTGCCGGCCGTGACGTCTCCCGCTACCTCCGGCTGCTGCTGCGCAAGGAAGGGGTCGACTTTCATACCTCAGCTGAGTTTGAGGTTGTCCGGACCATCAAAGAG CGGGCCTGCTACCTGTCCATCAACCCGCAGAAGGATGAGGCTCTGGAAACAGAGAAGGTGCAGTACACCTTGCCAGACGGCAGCACGCTCGAT GTGGGGCCAGCGCGGTTCCGGGCCCCCGAGCTGCTGTTCCAGCCAGACCTGGTAGGGGATGAGAGTGAGGGGCTCCACGAGGTGCTGGCCTTCGCCATCCACAAGTCCGACGTGGACCTTCGCCGGACGCTGTTCGCCAACATCGTGCTCTCCGGTGGCTCCACGCTGTTCAGAG GCTTCGGCGACCGATTACTAAGTGAAGTGAAGAAGCTCGCCCCAAAGGACGTCAAAATCAAG ATCTCAGCCCCTCAGGAACGGCTGTACTCCACGTGGATCGG tGGCTCCATCCTGGCCTCACTGGACACGTTTAAGAAGATGTGGGTATCCAAAAAGGAATATGAAGAGGATGGCTCCCGGGCTATTCATCGTAAAACCTTCTAG
- the ACTR1B gene encoding beta-centractin isoform X4, whose translation MRVMAGALEGDLFIGPKAEEHRGLLAIRYPMEHGVVRDWNDMERVWQYVYSKDQLQTFSEELCRVLQHPVLLTEAPLNPSKNREKAAEVFFETFNVPALFISMQAVLSLYATGRTTGVVLDSGDGVTHAVPIYEGFAMPHSIMRVDIAGRDVSRYLRLLLRKEGVDFHTSAEFEVVRTIKERACYLSINPQKDEALETEKVQYTLPDGSTLDVGPARFRAPELLFQPDLVGDESEGLHEVLAFAIHKSDVDLRRTLFANIVLSGGSTLFRGFGDRLLSEVKKLAPKDVKIKISAPQERLYSTWIGGSILASLDTFKKMWVSKKEYEEDGSRAIHRKTF comes from the exons ATGCGGGTGATGGCTGGAGCCCTAGAAGGGGACCTCTTCATTGGACCAAAAGCAGAG GAGCACCGGGGGCTGCTGGCCATCCGCTACCCCATGGAGCACGGTGTGGTGCGGGACTGGAACGACATGGAGCGCGTCTGGCAGTACGTCTACTCCAAGGACCAGCTGCAGaccttctctgaggag CTCTGCCGTGTCTTGCAGCACCCTGTTCTTCTCACGGAAGCTCCGCTCAACCCGAGTAAGAACCGGGAGAAGGCGGCCGAGGTGTTCTTCGAGACCTTCAACGTGCCGGCCCTGTTCATCTCCATGCAGGCCGTGCTCAGCCT GTACGCAACAGGACGCACGACAGGAGTGGTTCTGGACTCGGGGGATGGGGTCACCCACGCTGTCCCCATTTACGAGGGCTTTGCCATGCCACACTCCATCATGCGGGTAGACATTGCCGGCCGTGACGTCTCCCGCTACCTCCGGCTGCTGCTGCGCAAGGAAGGGGTCGACTTTCATACCTCAGCTGAGTTTGAGGTTGTCCGGACCATCAAAGAG CGGGCCTGCTACCTGTCCATCAACCCGCAGAAGGATGAGGCTCTGGAAACAGAGAAGGTGCAGTACACCTTGCCAGACGGCAGCACGCTCGAT GTGGGGCCAGCGCGGTTCCGGGCCCCCGAGCTGCTGTTCCAGCCAGACCTGGTAGGGGATGAGAGTGAGGGGCTCCACGAGGTGCTGGCCTTCGCCATCCACAAGTCCGACGTGGACCTTCGCCGGACGCTGTTCGCCAACATCGTGCTCTCCGGTGGCTCCACGCTGTTCAGAG GCTTCGGCGACCGATTACTAAGTGAAGTGAAGAAGCTCGCCCCAAAGGACGTCAAAATCAAG ATCTCAGCCCCTCAGGAACGGCTGTACTCCACGTGGATCGG tGGCTCCATCCTGGCCTCACTGGACACGTTTAAGAAGATGTGGGTATCCAAAAAGGAATATGAAGAGGATGGCTCCCGGGCTATTCATCGTAAAACCTTCTAG
- the ACTR1B gene encoding beta-centractin isoform X3 produces MESYDIIANQPVVVDNGSGVIKAGFAGDQIPKYCFPNYVGRPKHMRVMAGALEGDLFIGPKAEEHRGLLAIRYPMEHGVVRDWNDMERVWQYVYSKDQLQTFSEELCRVLQHPVLLTEAPLNPSKNREKAAEVFFETFNVPALFISMQAVLSLYATGRTTGVVLDSGDGVTHAVPIYEGFAMPHSIMRVDIAGRDVSRYLRLLLRKEGVDFHTSAEFEVVRTIKERACYLSINPQKDEALETEKVQYTLPDGSTLDVGPARFRAPELLFQPDLVGDESEGLHEVLAFAIHKSDVDLRRTLFANIVLSGGSTLFRGFGDRLLSEVKKLAPKDVKIKWLHPGLTGHV; encoded by the exons aTGGAGTCCTACGACATCATCGCCAACCAGCCCGTGGTCGTCGACAAC GGTTCAGGGGTGATCAAGGCTGGCTTTGCAGGAGACCAGATTCCCAAATACTGTTTCCCAAACTA TGTCGGGCGCCCCAAGCACATGCGGGTGATGGCTGGAGCCCTAGAAGGGGACCTCTTCATTGGACCAAAAGCAGAG GAGCACCGGGGGCTGCTGGCCATCCGCTACCCCATGGAGCACGGTGTGGTGCGGGACTGGAACGACATGGAGCGCGTCTGGCAGTACGTCTACTCCAAGGACCAGCTGCAGaccttctctgaggag CTCTGCCGTGTCTTGCAGCACCCTGTTCTTCTCACGGAAGCTCCGCTCAACCCGAGTAAGAACCGGGAGAAGGCGGCCGAGGTGTTCTTCGAGACCTTCAACGTGCCGGCCCTGTTCATCTCCATGCAGGCCGTGCTCAGCCT GTACGCAACAGGACGCACGACAGGAGTGGTTCTGGACTCGGGGGATGGGGTCACCCACGCTGTCCCCATTTACGAGGGCTTTGCCATGCCACACTCCATCATGCGGGTAGACATTGCCGGCCGTGACGTCTCCCGCTACCTCCGGCTGCTGCTGCGCAAGGAAGGGGTCGACTTTCATACCTCAGCTGAGTTTGAGGTTGTCCGGACCATCAAAGAG CGGGCCTGCTACCTGTCCATCAACCCGCAGAAGGATGAGGCTCTGGAAACAGAGAAGGTGCAGTACACCTTGCCAGACGGCAGCACGCTCGAT GTGGGGCCAGCGCGGTTCCGGGCCCCCGAGCTGCTGTTCCAGCCAGACCTGGTAGGGGATGAGAGTGAGGGGCTCCACGAGGTGCTGGCCTTCGCCATCCACAAGTCCGACGTGGACCTTCGCCGGACGCTGTTCGCCAACATCGTGCTCTCCGGTGGCTCCACGCTGTTCAGAG GCTTCGGCGACCGATTACTAAGTGAAGTGAAGAAGCTCGCCCCAAAGGACGTCAAAATCAAG tGGCTCCATCCTGGCCTCACTGGACACGTTTAA